In a genomic window of Methanosarcina horonobensis HB-1 = JCM 15518:
- a CDS encoding orotate phosphoribosyltransferase-like protein, whose amino-acid sequence MKDIEDLIQKAVELQSNGLITAQIADELNISRETVVWLLTRSKKEETTPAPKDISVNWSSIGKSAKRLHNVSLALCDMVLETMEKINAEVDVVVGIAANGIPLASMMAYELDADLAIYHRKGQESVKTGHRGIISRNFGSVAGKNCIIVDDVITTGSTSTEVIEQLKEMDAKPRVVVVLVDKKGVDTMHNVPIQSLVRIARLD is encoded by the coding sequence ATGAAGGATATAGAAGATTTAATCCAGAAAGCTGTGGAACTGCAGAGCAACGGGCTTATTACCGCCCAGATTGCCGATGAACTCAACATTTCAAGAGAAACGGTTGTCTGGCTTTTAACTCGTTCAAAAAAAGAAGAAACAACTCCAGCTCCAAAAGATATTTCTGTAAACTGGAGCAGTATAGGGAAAAGTGCTAAACGTCTCCACAATGTTTCGCTTGCACTTTGCGACATGGTGCTTGAGACTATGGAAAAGATAAACGCCGAAGTAGATGTGGTCGTTGGCATTGCCGCCAATGGTATTCCCCTGGCAAGCATGATGGCATATGAACTGGATGCAGATCTAGCTATTTATCATCGTAAAGGTCAGGAAAGCGTTAAAACAGGCCACCGAGGCATCATAAGTAGAAATTTTGGATCCGTTGCCGGTAAAAACTGCATTATCGTTGATGATGTTATTACCACAGGTTCAACAAGTACGGAAGTGATTGAACAGCTAAAGGAAATGGATGCAAAACCAAGAGTCGTAGTGGTACTTGTCGACAAAAAAGGTGTAGATACGATGCATAATGTTCCGATTCAGTCTCTTGTAAGAATTGCACGTTTAGACTGA
- a CDS encoding DUF106 domain-containing protein produces MVSDTLKKQIDRFLLTFGFSLMFGIMILGQEFRQAVGEVISIIMNPVLALVGEENFYLVLLVAAAITATYSSLIQKYTIDWNLMRNTQERMKSFQTEFREAQLSQNTDMLKKLEDQRKDMMEDQMKMSKQQFKPMAYISIISVPLLMWVHYYINGHKSATMVFPFWGKQLLTSHAFGPFQHWLYWYFICSIGVSQLIRKILNIGAV; encoded by the coding sequence TTGGTTTCAGATACATTAAAAAAGCAGATTGATCGATTCCTGTTAACTTTCGGTTTTTCCCTTATGTTCGGGATAATGATTCTTGGACAGGAGTTCAGGCAGGCTGTGGGAGAAGTCATCAGTATTATTATGAATCCTGTACTTGCTCTGGTCGGAGAGGAGAACTTTTATCTGGTCCTTTTAGTAGCGGCGGCTATTACTGCTACTTATTCATCTCTTATCCAGAAGTATACAATCGACTGGAATCTGATGAGGAATACTCAAGAACGGATGAAGTCTTTCCAAACGGAATTCAGAGAGGCACAGCTTTCCCAAAATACCGATATGCTGAAAAAACTTGAGGATCAACGAAAGGATATGATGGAAGACCAGATGAAGATGTCCAAACAACAGTTCAAGCCCATGGCTTATATCAGTATCATTTCTGTTCCTCTTTTAATGTGGGTTCACTACTACATCAACGGCCACAAATCCGCTACTATGGTTTTTCCCTTCTGGGGTAAACAGTTGCTTACTTCTCATGCTTTTGGCCCTTTTCAGCACTGGCTTTACTGGTACTTTATTTGCTCTATAGGAGTCAGCCAACTTATTAGGAAGATATTGAACATTGGTGCAGTCTGA
- a CDS encoding helix-turn-helix transcriptional regulator, with product MSSSLCDTIWLSEKRKNLLLLLMEGPRDIEQVKTSLNVTSKAMMPQIKILKKQGLIFQKGDTYELSEIGILVVGNMLPLLNTLEVIEENKEYWASRDVSAVPQDLFMRLGELGECMVIEPDLNHLFDLPREFTENLTKSGCIMSSLSYYHPLYPSLYSKLSKSEAEVELVLTESVFERLKNESPDELGSLLDSENTTVVVCKESLSIPTIAVTDRFMYLCLFDRQGKYDHRKVMSFDASALLWGRELFTHYKKSARKVTDI from the coding sequence ATGAGCTCCTCTTTATGCGATACTATCTGGCTTTCTGAAAAAAGAAAAAACCTCCTCCTTTTGCTTATGGAAGGACCCAGGGATATCGAGCAGGTAAAGACCTCTCTCAACGTGACTTCCAAAGCGATGATGCCCCAGATTAAGATTCTGAAAAAGCAGGGGTTGATTTTCCAGAAAGGGGACACTTACGAGCTTTCCGAAATCGGAATACTGGTTGTAGGGAACATGCTCCCTCTCCTGAATACCCTTGAGGTTATTGAGGAAAACAAAGAATACTGGGCAAGCCGTGATGTGAGTGCCGTGCCTCAAGACCTGTTCATGCGTCTGGGAGAGCTTGGGGAATGCATGGTGATTGAACCTGACCTGAACCATCTCTTTGACCTCCCCAGGGAGTTTACGGAAAACCTTACAAAATCCGGGTGTATCATGAGTTCCCTTTCTTATTACCATCCTCTTTATCCTTCGCTTTATTCGAAGCTTTCAAAGAGTGAAGCTGAAGTTGAGCTCGTACTGACTGAATCCGTATTTGAGAGGCTGAAAAACGAATCTCCTGACGAACTCGGATCTCTTCTAGATTCTGAGAATACAACTGTAGTGGTCTGTAAAGAAAGCCTCAGTATTCCTACCATTGCTGTTACGGACCGTTTCATGTACCTCTGTCTTTTCGACAGACAGGGAAAATATGATCACAGAAAGGTGATGAGTTTCGATGCAAGTGCCCTTCTCTGGGGCAGGGAGCTTTTCACACACTATAAAAAATCAGCCAGGAAAGTTACAGATATTTAA